In one Cystobacter fuscus DSM 2262 genomic region, the following are encoded:
- a CDS encoding L-tyrosine/L-tryptophan isonitrile synthase family protein has translation MRPAVQKTGDVSLIARQLLGMVFRFRRLSSGHDEACVQSPCEQCFAPHLEQVKRCVARGEPLHLILPAFPAKSPNPRKVLGPLPDMAEQVALGFLQSLCEHLGHVYAPGARLTICSDGRVFSDLVSVRDEDVTHYKRELVRLLDDIGGSAISLYTLEDLFGGIDHDEMRRRLTAQYATPLEALRWQVQSEPDARNLFNGIHRFLFEDQVVLRPAESRNKLRQSTQELAYKTIQRSNAWSRLIAERFPNALRLSIHPQPLHSSKLGIHLVGTKDNWLTPWHGVVLDTGKGLMLVKRQDAELMKATLVMREQRPSHFVAPSALQEHVG, from the coding sequence ATGCGCCCAGCGGTCCAGAAGACAGGCGATGTGTCCCTCATCGCCAGGCAACTCCTCGGCATGGTCTTCCGGTTCCGGCGCCTGAGCTCCGGTCATGACGAGGCGTGTGTCCAGTCTCCGTGCGAGCAGTGCTTCGCGCCCCACCTCGAGCAGGTGAAGCGCTGCGTGGCGCGAGGAGAGCCGCTCCACCTCATCCTGCCCGCCTTCCCGGCCAAGTCCCCCAACCCGCGCAAGGTGCTCGGGCCCCTGCCGGACATGGCGGAGCAGGTCGCGCTCGGCTTCCTCCAGTCCCTCTGTGAGCACCTCGGCCACGTCTACGCGCCAGGGGCCCGCCTCACCATCTGCTCGGACGGACGTGTCTTCAGTGATCTCGTCTCGGTCCGGGATGAGGACGTCACCCACTACAAGCGCGAACTGGTCCGGCTCCTCGACGACATCGGCGGGAGCGCGATCAGCCTCTATACCCTGGAGGATCTCTTCGGCGGCATCGACCATGACGAGATGCGCCGGCGGCTCACCGCGCAGTACGCCACCCCGCTGGAGGCACTGCGCTGGCAGGTCCAGAGCGAGCCGGACGCGCGCAACCTCTTCAATGGCATCCACCGTTTCCTCTTCGAGGATCAGGTGGTGCTCCGGCCGGCGGAGAGCCGGAACAAGCTGCGCCAGTCCACCCAGGAGCTCGCCTACAAGACCATCCAGCGCAGCAACGCGTGGAGCCGCCTGATCGCCGAGCGGTTTCCCAACGCGCTCCGGCTCTCCATCCACCCCCAGCCGCTCCACTCCTCCAAGCTTGGCATCCACCTGGTGGGGACGAAGGACAACTGGCTCACGCCCTGGCACGGCGTGGTGTTGGACACCGGCAAGGGCCTGATGCTCGTCAAGCGGCAGGACGCCGAGCTCATGAAGGCGACGCTCGTCATGCGCGAGCAGCGCCCGAGCCACTTCGTGGCCCCCAGCGCCTTGCAGGAGCACGTCGGATGA
- a CDS encoding TauD/TfdA dioxygenase family protein, whose translation MKSGLETMAGLSLQPLEPFGLAVTSPGANLRDVPVSLLRQWTRSNGVVVLRGFSPLTKEEMVQYAGTWGEILTWDFGAVLELLVHERARNYLFTPGNVPLHWDGAFARVVPGFQFFQCLEAPWPGTGGETLFTHTPTVWQRAPASQREEWRKVEISYTTQKVAHYGGQVTVPLLSRHPHTGATTLRFAEELNDESVKLNPLFIEIAGLPADRHAGFLQELREALYAPRVCYVHAWRDGDMLLADNHALLHGRNAFHADSPRHLQRIHII comes from the coding sequence ATGAAGAGCGGGCTCGAAACCATGGCCGGGCTGTCCCTCCAGCCCCTGGAACCCTTCGGGCTCGCGGTGACCAGCCCGGGCGCGAACCTCCGGGACGTGCCGGTGTCCCTGCTGCGCCAGTGGACCCGCTCCAACGGCGTCGTGGTCCTGCGGGGCTTCTCGCCCCTCACCAAGGAAGAGATGGTCCAGTATGCCGGCACCTGGGGCGAAATCCTCACCTGGGACTTCGGCGCGGTGCTGGAGCTCCTCGTGCATGAGCGGGCACGCAACTACCTGTTCACCCCCGGCAACGTACCCCTTCATTGGGATGGCGCCTTCGCCCGGGTGGTGCCCGGCTTCCAGTTCTTCCAGTGCCTCGAGGCCCCCTGGCCCGGCACCGGAGGAGAGACGCTCTTCACCCACACCCCCACCGTCTGGCAGCGCGCCCCCGCCTCCCAGCGGGAGGAGTGGCGCAAGGTGGAGATCTCGTACACCACGCAGAAGGTGGCGCACTACGGCGGGCAGGTGACGGTGCCTCTGCTCTCGCGGCACCCGCATACCGGCGCCACCACCCTGCGCTTCGCGGAAGAGTTGAATGACGAGAGCGTGAAGCTCAATCCGCTCTTCATCGAGATCGCCGGCCTCCCGGCCGACAGGCACGCGGGCTTCCTCCAGGAGTTGCGCGAGGCGCTGTATGCCCCCCGTGTCTGCTACGTCCATGCCTGGCGGGATGGCGACATGCTGCTGGCCGACAACCACGCCCTGCTGCACGGCCGCAACGCGTTCCACGCGGACTCGCCCCGCCACCTCCAGAGGATCCACATCATCTGA
- a CDS encoding hybrid sensor histidine kinase/response regulator, translating into MGDLPTVLEERREELLRRWSEALHRSLPRAAPGELPSPSELFELLHGLTRALGEHPSSASPPAAFPWLSRGDPLLLALAVYESLGEAVTDVLQEEGGVLSPGEARVLTRFITSGIAAAGAPREPSRVTEGRLLPESLTPLDAHIEREWQRLLASEKAARQEAEEANRLKDEFLATVSHELRTPLTAMLGWVQVLRNGNLPPEKRERALETVERNARAQGQLIEDLLDVSRIMSGKLKLDVGPVEVGHVVEQALESVRPAADAKGLRLQTALDSTGHVMGDAHRLQQVVWNLLSNAVKFTPKGGRVQVFVERRDSAVEITVADTGRGIAPEFLPHVFEHFRQAEGLLTRRAGGLGLGLSIVKQLVEMHGGTVAAFSEGVGQGATFTVRLPLSAAMRREATLPPSLQHAHPGIPCPPELTGLRVLVVDDEQDTRELLRTLLEECHAEVSTAASVAEGLERLKQELPDVLISDIGMPGEDGFHLISRVRALPPKEGGRTPAVALTAYARVEDRTRALLAGFHSHVPKPVEPVELLVVLASLSGRFGAVRG; encoded by the coding sequence ATGGGTGATCTGCCGACCGTGCTCGAGGAGCGGCGCGAGGAGTTGCTGCGCCGCTGGAGCGAGGCCCTGCACCGGAGCCTGCCGCGGGCCGCCCCCGGGGAGCTGCCCTCCCCCTCCGAGCTGTTCGAGTTGCTCCACGGACTGACTCGCGCGCTGGGGGAACATCCCTCCTCCGCGAGCCCCCCCGCCGCCTTCCCCTGGCTCTCGCGGGGAGACCCCCTCCTGCTCGCGCTCGCCGTGTATGAGTCGCTGGGCGAGGCGGTGACGGACGTCCTCCAGGAGGAAGGCGGAGTGCTCTCCCCGGGCGAGGCGCGCGTCCTCACCCGCTTCATCACCTCGGGCATCGCGGCCGCCGGGGCGCCGCGCGAGCCCTCGCGCGTCACCGAGGGGCGACTGCTCCCGGAGTCCCTCACTCCGCTCGACGCCCACATCGAGCGCGAGTGGCAACGGCTGCTCGCGAGCGAGAAGGCCGCGCGCCAGGAAGCCGAGGAGGCCAACCGCCTCAAGGACGAGTTCCTCGCCACGGTGAGCCACGAGTTGCGCACCCCCCTCACGGCGATGCTCGGCTGGGTGCAGGTGCTGCGCAATGGCAACCTGCCGCCGGAAAAGCGCGAGCGGGCCCTGGAGACGGTGGAGCGCAACGCCCGGGCGCAGGGCCAGCTCATCGAGGATCTGCTCGACGTGAGCCGCATCATGTCCGGCAAGCTCAAGCTGGACGTGGGGCCCGTGGAGGTGGGCCACGTGGTGGAGCAGGCGCTCGAGTCGGTCCGCCCCGCCGCGGACGCCAAGGGCCTGCGGTTGCAGACGGCGCTGGACTCCACCGGCCACGTCATGGGGGACGCGCACCGGTTGCAGCAGGTGGTGTGGAACCTCTTGTCCAACGCGGTGAAGTTCACCCCCAAGGGCGGGCGCGTCCAGGTCTTCGTCGAGCGGCGGGACTCGGCGGTGGAAATCACCGTGGCGGACACGGGCCGGGGCATCGCCCCGGAGTTCCTCCCCCACGTCTTCGAGCACTTCCGCCAGGCCGAGGGGCTCCTCACCCGGAGGGCCGGCGGACTCGGCCTGGGCCTGTCCATCGTCAAGCAGCTCGTGGAGATGCACGGCGGCACCGTGGCTGCCTTCAGCGAGGGCGTGGGCCAGGGCGCCACCTTCACCGTGCGCCTGCCCCTGTCCGCGGCCATGCGCCGCGAGGCCACCCTCCCCCCCTCGCTGCAGCACGCCCACCCGGGCATTCCCTGTCCACCGGAGCTCACGGGCCTGCGCGTGCTCGTCGTGGATGACGAGCAGGACACGCGCGAGCTGCTGCGCACCCTGCTGGAGGAATGCCACGCCGAGGTGAGCACCGCCGCGTCCGTGGCCGAGGGCCTCGAGCGGCTCAAGCAGGAGCTGCCCGACGTGCTCATCTCCGACATCGGCATGCCGGGCGAGGATGGCTTCCACCTCATCTCCCGCGTCCGGGCACTCCCGCCCAAGGAGGGAGGCCGCACCCCCGCCGTCGCGCTCACCGCCTACGCGCGCGTGGAGGACCGGACCCGAGCGCTGCTCGCGGGCTTCCACAGCCATGTGCCCAAGCCCGTGGAGCCCGTGGAGCTGCTCGTGGTGCTCGCCTCGCTGTCGGGCCGCTTCGGCGCCGTGCGCGGCTGA
- a CDS encoding alpha/beta fold hydrolase, producing MRDDPGAVPEVGVLSLEHQGCRLSYGVEGTGTPVVLIQGVAVQGEAWRPQLDGLTAHHRCLWFDNRGLGRSQPLGGALTVAQMSEDVRALMDAHGWDSAHVVGHSLGGLIAQHLALTERARVRSLSLLCTFARGRHVTVPSLRMMWLGLRSRVGPRAWRRRAFLRMVMPPEALLQEDPDALAGRLAHLFGHDLADSPPVAMRQMAAMGAYDSTPRLKELAGLPTLVVSATEDPIAPPRLGRVLGEGIPGARYVEIPGASHGVTIQHAGHINTLLLEHLARADAPR from the coding sequence ATGCGTGATGATCCAGGAGCCGTCCCCGAGGTTGGCGTCTTGTCACTGGAGCACCAGGGCTGCCGCCTCTCGTACGGTGTGGAGGGCACGGGCACTCCGGTGGTGCTCATTCAAGGCGTGGCCGTGCAGGGCGAGGCCTGGCGTCCCCAACTCGATGGGCTCACGGCGCACCACCGCTGCCTGTGGTTCGACAACCGGGGACTCGGCCGCAGCCAGCCCCTGGGCGGCGCGCTCACCGTCGCCCAGATGTCCGAGGACGTCCGCGCCCTCATGGACGCGCACGGCTGGGACTCGGCGCACGTCGTCGGGCACTCGCTGGGAGGGCTCATCGCCCAGCACCTCGCGCTGACCGAGCGCGCGCGCGTGCGCAGCCTGTCCCTGCTGTGCACCTTCGCCCGGGGCCGCCATGTGACGGTGCCCTCGCTCCGGATGATGTGGCTCGGGTTGCGCTCGCGCGTGGGCCCGCGCGCCTGGCGCCGCCGTGCCTTCCTGCGCATGGTGATGCCGCCCGAGGCCCTCCTCCAGGAGGACCCCGACGCGCTCGCCGGCCGCCTCGCGCACCTCTTCGGCCATGACCTGGCGGACTCGCCCCCGGTGGCGATGCGGCAGATGGCCGCCATGGGCGCCTATGACTCCACTCCCCGGCTGAAGGAACTCGCGGGCCTGCCCACCCTGGTGGTGAGCGCCACGGAGGACCCCATCGCCCCTCCGCGCCTGGGCCGGGTGCTCGGCGAGGGCATTCCCGGGGCGCGCTACGTGGAAATCCCCGGCGCCTCCCACGGGGTGACGATCCAGCACGCGGGGCACATCAACACGCTGCTGCTCGAACACCTCGCGCGGGCCGACGCGCCGCGTTGA
- a CDS encoding GNAT family N-acetyltransferase, whose amino-acid sequence MTSPELRLVPARPEHVDMWKALREEPVSRRLVPMESSSRESLLARLQEATHDLSHPTATNFRWMVEWDGRLIGTVAARELSRFHGRVEIGYMLSSGFHGQGLGTRAVAGVVARLFEAWPFLHRVWLITAEDNLASQALARKLGFTHEGLMRGHYLVEGRRKDQQVWGLLRPEWEARRAHLTFPFARMHDPAHG is encoded by the coding sequence ATGACCTCTCCCGAACTCCGACTGGTTCCCGCGCGGCCCGAGCACGTGGACATGTGGAAGGCCCTGCGCGAGGAGCCCGTCTCCCGGCGGCTCGTGCCCATGGAATCCTCGTCGCGCGAGTCCCTGCTCGCGCGGCTTCAGGAGGCGACGCATGACTTGAGTCACCCCACGGCCACGAACTTCCGGTGGATGGTGGAGTGGGACGGGCGGCTCATCGGCACGGTGGCCGCACGGGAGTTGTCGCGCTTCCACGGGCGCGTGGAGATTGGCTACATGCTCTCGAGCGGTTTTCACGGGCAGGGGTTGGGGACGCGCGCGGTGGCGGGCGTGGTGGCGCGCCTCTTCGAGGCCTGGCCCTTCCTGCACCGCGTCTGGCTCATCACGGCGGAGGACAACCTCGCGTCACAGGCCCTGGCGCGCAAGCTCGGCTTCACCCACGAGGGGCTGATGCGCGGGCACTACCTCGTCGAGGGGCGGCGCAAGGATCAACAGGTCTGGGGTCTCTTGCGGCCCGAGTGGGAAGCGCGCCGGGCGCACCTCACCTTCCCCTTCGCGCGGATGCACGACCCGGCTCATGGCTGA
- a CDS encoding YcnI family copper-binding membrane protein, producing MKVSSRTLSAIAAFLLCHTAEAHIGLSTPAQPIAATTQELSFLVGHGCEGLDTYRIEVQIPEGVGGVRPLDSAFGRAVVLKDDTGRVKTVTWTKPEASVLPEDSQFYKLTLRASLPNAPFTALYFPTIQTCRAPDGTEKVAAWVSTSGGHGHLAEGSTELPAPSLVVVPPRTPGWNKYTVTQHVHDLSVFKDAQIVWAGNAAYSPSEFISGLISKEPNTQVLQQIHPGTEIWVRY from the coding sequence ATGAAGGTTTCATCGCGGACGCTGTCGGCCATCGCGGCCTTCCTGCTGTGCCACACCGCCGAGGCCCATATCGGCCTGTCCACCCCGGCGCAGCCCATCGCGGCCACCACCCAGGAGCTGTCCTTCCTGGTGGGCCATGGCTGCGAGGGCCTGGACACCTATCGCATCGAGGTGCAGATCCCCGAGGGCGTGGGCGGCGTGCGGCCGTTGGACTCGGCGTTTGGCCGGGCCGTGGTGCTCAAGGACGACACGGGCCGGGTGAAGACGGTGACGTGGACGAAGCCCGAGGCCAGCGTGCTGCCCGAGGACTCCCAGTTCTACAAGCTGACCCTGCGCGCCAGCCTGCCCAATGCCCCCTTCACCGCGCTGTACTTCCCGACGATCCAGACCTGCCGCGCGCCGGATGGCACCGAGAAGGTCGCGGCGTGGGTGAGCACCTCCGGCGGGCACGGCCACCTGGCCGAGGGCTCCACCGAGCTGCCGGCGCCCTCCCTCGTCGTCGTGCCGCCGCGCACGCCCGGGTGGAACAAGTACACGGTGACGCAGCACGTGCATGACCTGAGCGTCTTCAAGGACGCTCAAATCGTCTGGGCGGGCAACGCCGCCTACAGCCCCAGCGAGTTCATCTCCGGCCTCATCTCGAAGGAGCCCAACACCCAGGTGCTCCAGCAGATCCACCCCGGGACCGAGATCTGGGTCCGGTACTGA
- a CDS encoding biotin-dependent carboxyltransferase family protein, whose amino-acid sequence MDARLEVLDVRGPVGVQDAGRPGRMHQGVPPGGALVPEWLAAANRAVGNAWGAAALECYGRVDLRVTGRSAWVSLGGEAFQVADGESFRVPAPERGVVRYVAVEGGLAVPEVLGGRGLLPVARLGGWEGRMLQPGDVLPLGVGGGARLAPERVEPPGEVVRVMWGPEPGRFDPGAQEALLSGRFTVSPTSDRVGIRLRGPHLAHADTGAGLSGPMVRGALQVPASGEPIVLGPDHPTLGGYPVLAVVIRADWGLLASRRPGETVRFRSVGVEEARVAWKRLALEGATKCLIPGEGAGS is encoded by the coding sequence ATGGACGCGCGATTGGAGGTGCTCGACGTACGGGGGCCGGTGGGCGTGCAGGACGCAGGACGTCCCGGCCGCATGCACCAGGGCGTGCCCCCGGGAGGCGCGCTGGTGCCGGAGTGGCTCGCCGCGGCCAACCGCGCGGTGGGCAACGCGTGGGGCGCGGCGGCGCTCGAGTGTTACGGCCGGGTGGATCTGCGGGTGACGGGCCGGAGCGCGTGGGTGTCGCTGGGGGGCGAGGCCTTCCAGGTGGCGGACGGGGAGTCCTTCCGCGTGCCCGCGCCCGAGCGGGGCGTGGTGCGCTACGTGGCCGTGGAGGGCGGGCTCGCCGTGCCCGAGGTGCTCGGAGGGCGAGGGCTGTTGCCGGTGGCGCGGCTCGGGGGGTGGGAGGGGCGGATGCTCCAGCCCGGGGACGTGCTGCCCCTGGGAGTGGGCGGGGGCGCGCGGCTCGCGCCGGAGCGTGTCGAGCCGCCCGGGGAAGTGGTTCGCGTGATGTGGGGGCCGGAGCCAGGCCGCTTCGATCCGGGGGCCCAGGAGGCGTTGCTCTCGGGGCGCTTCACGGTCTCGCCCACGAGCGATCGGGTGGGAATCCGGCTGCGCGGGCCCCATCTGGCCCACGCGGACACGGGCGCGGGCCTCTCGGGCCCCATGGTGCGCGGCGCCCTCCAGGTGCCCGCCTCCGGGGAGCCCATCGTGCTCGGGCCGGACCACCCCACCCTGGGGGGCTATCCGGTGCTCGCGGTGGTCATCCGCGCGGATTGGGGCCTGCTGGCCTCGCGCCGGCCCGGCGAGACGGTGCGCTTTCGCTCGGTGGGCGTGGAGGAGGCCCGCGTGGCCTGGAAACGTCTGGCGCTGGAGGGTGCGACAAAGTGTCTCATTCCGGGGGAAGGGGCGGGCTCCTAA
- a CDS encoding LamB/YcsF family protein → MVECLLNIDLGELPDEDERLYTHAQVAHIACGGHAGDTASMRRALEACARHGTRAGAHPSFEDREHFGRRALTVAPELLRAQVAAQCARLAALATEVGVPVYSAKPHGALYHAANRDPALARAVVDGVVEALGSGLVFVGPATGALREAAREAGLAYAREGFADRGTRPDGSLIPRGEPGAVLTDPAVARDNALRLTLGGAVDTLCVHGDSPGAVEMAREVRAVLDVLAMRTEPLGDGALRLVLPERLERRGVLEALQATPGVLDVVVGEAHACVYFDPAAPPEDPRRVLGRSAGRLLSPEERPLVIVRVRYDGPDLEAVADRVGLAVDDVALLHSSCEYTVRAVGFMPGFAYLGEVDARIEVPRLAMPRPSVPAHAVGIAGRRTGIYPFASPGGWNLIATAVDFSPFHPGSGARLRLGDRVLFERVD, encoded by the coding sequence ATGGTGGAGTGTCTGCTGAACATCGATCTGGGCGAGCTGCCGGACGAGGACGAGCGGCTCTATACCCACGCGCAGGTGGCCCACATCGCCTGCGGAGGGCACGCGGGCGACACGGCCTCCATGCGCCGGGCGCTCGAGGCGTGCGCGCGCCACGGCACGCGCGCCGGAGCGCACCCCTCCTTCGAGGATCGGGAGCACTTCGGCCGCCGGGCGCTCACCGTGGCCCCCGAGCTGCTGCGCGCTCAGGTGGCCGCGCAGTGTGCCCGGCTGGCGGCCCTGGCCACGGAGGTGGGAGTTCCCGTGTACTCGGCCAAGCCGCACGGCGCCCTGTACCACGCGGCCAACCGCGACCCCGCGCTCGCCCGCGCCGTGGTCGACGGGGTGGTGGAGGCGCTGGGCTCGGGGCTTGTCTTCGTGGGACCGGCCACGGGCGCGCTGCGCGAGGCGGCGCGGGAGGCGGGGCTCGCCTACGCGCGCGAGGGCTTCGCGGACCGGGGCACGCGGCCGGACGGGTCGCTCATCCCCCGGGGCGAGCCGGGCGCGGTGCTGACGGACCCCGCGGTGGCGCGCGACAACGCGCTGCGGCTGACCCTGGGCGGCGCGGTGGACACGCTGTGCGTGCATGGGGACTCGCCGGGCGCGGTGGAGATGGCGCGCGAGGTGCGCGCGGTGCTGGACGTGCTGGCCATGCGCACCGAGCCCCTGGGGGACGGGGCGCTGCGGCTCGTGCTGCCCGAGCGGCTGGAGCGGCGCGGGGTGCTGGAGGCGCTCCAGGCCACCCCCGGCGTGCTGGACGTGGTGGTGGGCGAGGCGCATGCCTGCGTGTACTTCGATCCGGCGGCGCCACCGGAGGATCCCCGGCGCGTGCTGGGCCGGAGCGCGGGCCGGCTCCTGTCGCCCGAGGAGCGGCCCCTCGTCATCGTCCGGGTGCGCTACGACGGGCCGGACCTCGAGGCGGTGGCGGATCGCGTGGGCCTGGCGGTGGACGACGTGGCGCTGCTGCACTCCTCGTGCGAATACACGGTGCGCGCGGTGGGCTTCATGCCCGGCTTCGCCTACCTGGGCGAGGTGGATGCGCGCATCGAGGTGCCCCGGCTGGCCATGCCGAGGCCGAGCGTTCCAGCGCACGCGGTGGGCATCGCCGGGCGGCGCACCGGCATCTATCCCTTCGCCTCGCCGGGGGGGTGGAACCTCATCGCCACCGCCGTGGACTTTTCTCCCTTCCATCCCGGCAGCGGGGCGCGCTTGCGGCTCGGGGACCGGGTGCTCTTCGAGCGGGTGGACTGA
- a CDS encoding AmpG family muropeptide MFS transporter: MAQKTSLLQILSSPRAWLLVALGFASGLPLLLVGGTLSAWMTNEGINLKTIGVFTLVATPYTFKFLWAPFMDRYALPFLGRRRGWMLLTQLGLMGAIAAMGLVNPKDSPVAMACLALLVAFLSSSQDVVSDAWRTDTLSEAERGFGVATFVMGYRFGMIASGAVALSLSQFIGWPRTYWSMAALMLVGVIATLVAPEPQGQRAPRTLAEAAIVPFVDYFRRDGALLALLFLLLYKLGDAIAGGMTTPFFLKMGFSNLEVGTISKGVGMAATIVGALFGGVLLARLGLRRSLFVFGALQAVTNLTFLALALVGKNHAVLALAICTDNICGGMATTAFGAFTMSLCNKRFSATQFALLSALANFGGRMLSATSGYLAEGIGWAGFFGLTVVLALPALVLLAFLPEGIALPVEEQPPASPPAPATAA, encoded by the coding sequence ATGGCCCAAAAGACTTCCCTGCTCCAAATCCTGTCCAGTCCCCGCGCGTGGCTCCTCGTCGCGCTCGGCTTCGCCTCCGGGCTCCCGTTGCTGCTCGTGGGCGGGACGCTGTCGGCCTGGATGACGAACGAGGGCATCAACCTGAAGACGATCGGCGTCTTCACCCTGGTGGCCACGCCCTACACCTTCAAGTTCCTCTGGGCGCCCTTCATGGACCGCTACGCCCTGCCCTTCCTCGGGCGCAGACGCGGGTGGATGCTGCTCACGCAGCTGGGGCTCATGGGCGCCATCGCTGCCATGGGACTGGTGAACCCCAAGGACTCGCCCGTGGCCATGGCGTGTCTGGCGCTGCTCGTGGCGTTCCTCTCCTCCAGCCAGGACGTGGTGTCGGACGCGTGGCGCACCGACACCCTCTCCGAGGCCGAGCGCGGCTTTGGCGTGGCCACCTTCGTCATGGGCTACCGCTTCGGGATGATCGCCTCGGGGGCCGTGGCGCTCAGCCTCTCGCAGTTCATCGGCTGGCCGCGCACCTACTGGAGCATGGCGGCGCTCATGCTCGTGGGCGTCATCGCCACGCTCGTCGCCCCCGAGCCCCAGGGCCAGCGCGCCCCGCGCACGCTCGCCGAGGCCGCCATCGTCCCCTTCGTCGACTACTTCCGCCGGGACGGGGCGCTGCTCGCGCTGCTCTTCCTCTTGCTCTACAAGCTCGGCGACGCCATCGCCGGGGGCATGACCACGCCCTTCTTCCTCAAGATGGGCTTCTCCAACCTGGAGGTGGGCACCATCAGCAAGGGCGTGGGCATGGCGGCCACCATCGTCGGGGCGCTCTTCGGCGGCGTGCTGCTCGCGCGCCTGGGCCTGCGCCGCAGCCTCTTCGTCTTCGGCGCCCTGCAGGCCGTCACCAACCTCACCTTCCTCGCGCTCGCGCTGGTGGGCAAGAACCACGCGGTGCTCGCGCTCGCCATCTGCACGGACAACATCTGCGGCGGTATGGCCACCACGGCGTTCGGCGCCTTCACCATGTCGCTGTGCAACAAGCGCTTCAGCGCCACCCAGTTCGCCCTGCTCTCGGCGCTGGCCAACTTCGGCGGACGCATGCTCTCGGCCACCTCGGGCTACCTCGCCGAGGGCATCGGCTGGGCCGGCTTCTTCGGCCTCACCGTGGTGCTCGCCCTGCCCGCGCTCGTGCTGCTCGCCTTCCTCCCCGAGGGCATCGCCCTGCCCGTCGAGGAGCAGCCCCCCGCCTCGCCCCCCGCGCCCGCCACCGCCGCCTGA
- a CDS encoding MBL fold metallo-hydrolase, with product MRVHHLNGSTLCPVGRSLLLGDPNGRLVCHCLLIETSAGLVLVDTALGLDDHLAAPSHKSVRRGMGPMGPRWDPEQTMARQVEKLGFRREDVRHIVLTHLDLDHAGGLPDFPKARVHVYATEHAAAQARHTFKERQRYQSVQWAHGPDWKLHETTRGEPWFGFECVRQLEGLPPEILLVPLVGHTRGHCAVAVDTGERWLLHAGDAYFFHGEMEPEDRCPLGLRLMQSALHMKGPERLHNRERLRELVRTRSDRVRVFCAHDEKEWRALAG from the coding sequence ATGCGCGTTCATCATTTGAATGGCTCGACGCTGTGTCCGGTGGGCCGGAGCCTGCTCCTGGGAGACCCGAACGGGCGCCTGGTGTGCCACTGCCTGCTCATCGAGACGAGCGCGGGGCTGGTGCTGGTGGACACGGCCCTGGGGCTGGACGACCACCTCGCCGCGCCCTCCCACAAGAGCGTGCGTCGGGGCATGGGCCCCATGGGCCCGAGGTGGGATCCCGAGCAGACGATGGCGCGGCAGGTGGAGAAGCTCGGCTTCCGGCGCGAGGACGTGCGCCACATCGTGCTCACCCACCTGGACCTGGACCATGCCGGAGGCCTGCCGGACTTCCCCAAGGCACGGGTGCACGTGTACGCGACGGAGCACGCGGCGGCCCAGGCCAGGCACACCTTCAAGGAGCGCCAGCGCTACCAGAGCGTGCAGTGGGCCCATGGCCCCGACTGGAAGCTCCACGAGACGACCCGGGGCGAGCCGTGGTTCGGCTTCGAGTGCGTGCGTCAGCTCGAGGGCCTGCCGCCGGAGATCCTCCTCGTGCCCCTGGTGGGCCACACGCGCGGCCACTGCGCGGTGGCGGTGGACACGGGGGAGCGGTGGCTCCTGCACGCGGGCGACGCCTACTTCTTCCACGGGGAGATGGAGCCCGAGGATCGCTGCCCGCTCGGGCTGCGCCTGATGCAGAGCGCCCTCCACATGAAGGGCCCGGAGCGACTGCACAACCGCGAGCGGCTGCGCGAGCTGGTGCGCACCCGGTCGGACCGGGTGCGGGTGTTCTGCGCCCACGACGAGAAGGAGTGGCGCGCCCTGGCCGGGTAG
- a CDS encoding nuclear transport factor 2 family protein: protein MTALSLLCLTLLSAPPNTGAKPSAARPAEVSATATVNAVLDDWHRAAAQADEARYFAHFTPDAIYLGTDATERWTRDEFRAWAHPYFAKGKAWNFTPSSRHVSLSKDGSMAWFDEVLATPNLGPSRGSGVLVKEGGTWKIAQYNLSVPIPNDVLDDVKARIEAYEKTKAKPGK, encoded by the coding sequence ATGACCGCCCTGTCACTGTTGTGCCTCACGCTGTTGAGCGCCCCCCCGAACACGGGAGCGAAGCCCTCGGCGGCGCGCCCAGCCGAAGTGTCGGCCACGGCCACGGTGAACGCGGTGCTGGATGACTGGCACCGGGCGGCGGCCCAGGCGGACGAGGCGCGCTACTTCGCCCACTTCACCCCGGATGCCATCTACCTGGGCACAGACGCCACCGAGCGCTGGACCCGGGACGAGTTCCGCGCCTGGGCCCATCCCTACTTCGCCAAGGGCAAGGCGTGGAACTTCACGCCCTCGTCGCGGCACGTGAGCCTGTCCAAGGACGGCTCCATGGCGTGGTTCGACGAGGTGCTCGCGACGCCCAACCTGGGGCCCTCGCGCGGCTCGGGGGTGCTGGTGAAGGAGGGGGGGACGTGGAAGATCGCCCAGTACAACCTCTCCGTCCCCATCCCCAACGACGTGCTCGATGACGTCAAGGCACGCATCGAGGCGTACGAGAAGACCAAGGCGAAGCCGGGCAAGTAG